The genomic window TGAATCAAGGTTTTTGTGAATAATGTTTTAGTTCCCCATCAGTTGGAAGTGGTTGCACTTCCATGTTCTTGATCTGTTCCTGCTCCTAACCCTTGTACGAATCACCTTGATGAATGTAATCTAAGGCTGCGAGTGATTAATGAATTTTGAGAAGAATTACGCATGGATGAATTGGCCTAGCTAGCATAATGCATGATCCATGAATTAgatgtgaaaaaacaaatcgaatTTCTTCCCTGTGACCTTAGCTAGCTAGTCATGGGGGAATTCTATTTACCACTATGGTTCATAAGAGCTGCCATGGCTAATAAACAGGGGCGGAGCTAGCCAGGAACTTTATTAGGagaattattttagataatgtCGATGGATTTGGGACCGCAGGAGGGGACTACATAAGTTAATCAATTCATGCAACATAAGTTAATCAATTCACGTAACATAGAAGATAATGTTGATGGATTTGGGACCGCAGGAGGGATAGCTAGGGGACCAAACCGATGGATCTGAATTATTGTCTATCTTAGCTGAGGTAGTGAGGTTTTGGAAGATTTCatccatcaaaatcaaaatcagattcaccatgcatgcatgcatgcatcaccatctataatatttgttattatatacAAAGAATATCACagtaaatagaaaagaaataaccacacaatacaataattttatatagtacGAATGTGCCTGTAtaatcaaaaccaataaaagttttgaaaaaaatctcaaaccctaattcaaaatatatttagggCAATCCGATCCTCACAGCACGAATATCTCATGCTTGCTATCTTTCTAGCACACAAGAATTAATGTGCATGATTATACTTAGAAAAACCTAGGCCTAAATACGTACTTGTAGAATATATGTTTTAGTTCTGATGGGTTGAGGATTAGTAAAATActagttttattaaatatttttttttctagacaaaacaattaataaatttataaagttttcATTGTTTAATGCGTGACATcttcatataataaaaatatgaattcgTACACATTTCAATAGAAATccataagaaatttaattattagaagAAGACATAAGTACTTAACTAATTAAATCCCGACCACctcaaatacacacacacacacacatttgtTCCCTTTTAACCACCTTAGGATTTACGAACTTCTTAATTACTTTTGTCATCCTTTATGAACATATTTACATGTACCTTTTTAACTAGTCTGATTTTGATTTGGATGCATTAGAAGGCAgtaatataagaaatattattgcTTTTTCAccccaaaaatttaaaatttaaaattaaaacatctatataatataatattataattttaataattaaatgattatgaGTTCAATTTTCAccaccctattttttttatacttaaaattaaatcaacatagctaataataaatttgtgcaagttttaaattaaaagaattcacATAAAagattgcattaaaaaataatagaaaatcatCATCAAAGCTCTTAACTTCACTCGAGAGATTGTATTTACGCATTACTAGTTGCTTTCTTGAGTGTTAATTGGAGGCTCCTTCATGCAGCCTCTAGTCTCATGTAGtctctccttcttctcttccttgTACGAGGTCATGTTTCAATGAAATTAATCTCTTGTCAGTTAAAGtgtgggaaaaataaaaaagagacgAAGCTTATCGTTTCTAACTTGAAAGTGCAAAGAATATATACCTCTAAAGTTCGGAATTTAGACAAAGGAATCAAATTAGCTCCCTGCAAATTATGCAAAGGAATCAAATTAGCTCCCTGCAAATTATGCATTGAGCATTTATGGGGTGAAATCTATAAAACTAATCAAACTAAATTGATGTATTTGGATTTCATCAAGAAAATTGATGTATTTGGAATCAAATTAGCGGGACTAAgtcaatcaattaattcatgCAGCATATAAGTTAATCAATCCACGTATAACAAGAAGATATGTCGATGGGTTTGGGACCGCTGGAGGGATAGGGGACCAAGCCGATGGATCTGAATTATGCATAAAGAATTGTATTTAATTATGCATTATTAGCTTCTTTCTTGGGTGATTGGAGGCTACTTCTTGTAGTCTCTAGTCTATTGCGCTGtgcccctcttttttttatattttatgaaagcAAGGATACATGTATTAAgctaaaaacaagaaataaatgtCATTATCAAGAAATTGTAATGAATTTGTCACTATTCATTCTTGTAATGTATACCATCGCATATATGTATTGGTTTAGATTCCTATCAAAAGAATACGAATACTAATTTTACTTGATCAATATACAATATTTAACGTGACATGCATGGAATTCTATATAAAATGGAGCCTACCTAGGGTACAAGAAACCAGCACTAGTTATACACACAAAGAAAGATATGGACTATGAAATTGCAGGTCTGGTTCTAGCAGTCTTGCTATGGGTTGCATGGGCAGTGGTGACTGAACGTCGTTACCGTCGTTCAGAAGAGCAAGGGCAGCTACCACCAGGGCCTAGACCACTGCCAGTGGTTGGCAACATCTTCCAGTTGGGTTGGGCACCACACGAGTCATTTACTAATTTGGCTCGTGTTCATGGTCCAATCATGACCATTTGGCTCGGGTCCATGTGTAACGTGGTCATTTCCTCGAGCGAAGTGGCTCGTGAGATGTTCAAGAATCATGATGCGGTGTTAGCTGGGAGAAAAATCTACGAGGCTATGAAAGGTGATTTTGGCAATGAAGGGTCTATAATCACAGCCCAATATGGACCGCATTGGCGCATGTTAAGGCGCTTATGCACCACCGAATTCTTTGTGACAAGCCGCCTTGATGCCATGCAGGGTGCACGAACTAGGTGCATCGATGGCATGCTGCAATACATAGAAGATGGTAGCGCCAATGGCACTAGCGCTATTGACCTTGGGAGATACATTTTCTTGATGGCTTTTAATCTTATTGGCAACCTCATGTTTTCTAAAGATTTATTGGACCCAAAATCGGAGAAGGGAGCTAAGTTTTTTCAGCATGCAGGTAAGGTCATGGAGTTGGCAGGTAAGCCTAACATGGCtgattttttgacaattttaagATGGCTTGATCCACAAGGTATAAGGAGGAAGACACAGTTCCATGTTGCAAGAGCCTTTGAGATTGCAGGAGGGTTCATCAAAGAAAGAACAGAGAGTATGCAAAAGGAAAATAGTAGAGATGACAAGAGGAAAGATTACCTAGATGTGCTTTTGGAGTTTCGTGGCGATGGCGTGGAGGAGCCCTCTAGATTTTCTTCAACAACGA from Populus trichocarpa isolate Nisqually-1 chromosome 5, P.trichocarpa_v4.1, whole genome shotgun sequence includes these protein-coding regions:
- the LOC112326111 gene encoding iridoid oxidase-like isoform X1; translation: MDYEIAGLVLAVLLWVAWAVVTERRYRRSEEQGQLPPGPRPLPVVGNIFQLGWAPHESFTNLARVHGPIMTIWLGSMCNVVISSSEVAREMFKNHDAVLAGRKIYEAMKGDFGNEGSIITAQYGPHWRMLRRLCTTEFFVTSRLDAMQGARTRCIDGMLQYIEDGSANGTSAIDLGRYIFLMAFNLIGNLMFSKDLLDPKSEKGAKFFQHAGKVMELAGKPNMADFLTILRWLDPQGIRRKTQFHVARAFEIAGGFIKERTESMQKENSRDDKRKDYLDVLLEFRGDGVEEPSRFSSTTINVIVFEMFTAGTDTTTSTLEWAMAELLRNPKVLKIVQSELRSTIGPNKKLEDKDIENLPYLKAVIRETLRLHPPLPFLVPHMAMNPCKMLGYYIPKETTILVNVWAIGRDSKTWDDPLVFKPERFLESNMVDYKGRHFEFIPFGSGRRMCPAMPLASRVLPLALGSLLLSFDWILPEGLKPEDMDMTEKMGITLRKSVPLKVIPTPYKRSSDHYGF